The genome window TTGACCAGGGGCCTTCACCTGGACGGACTAGCGGACACCTTCGACGGCATAGGGGGCGGCTACGACCGGGAGTCGCGCCTAGCGATAATGAAGGACAGCCGCCTCGGCACATTCGGCGGCATCGCGATCGCCTCCGTGCTGCTGCTCAAGTCCTCTCTGCTGTCGGGCCTGGGCGGACACCTCCAAGCCCTGTGGCTCGCGCCCGTGACCGGGAGGTGGAGCATGATCATCGCAATGCGTTTCTTCCCGCCCGCCCGGCCGGGCGGCATGGGGGACACCTTCCGCGCACTCTGCAGGGGGCATCAGCTCATACTGGCCTCGCTGGCCGCACTTTGGGCTGTGCTGCTGCTCGGCGGACTGCGCGGACTACCGCTGCTGGTCATAGTGCCTGCCCTTGTGTACCTGCTTTCACGTTGGCTGTGCCGAATGCTGGGCGGCCTGACGGGCGACTCCTACGGCGCGCTGTGCGAGATAACCGAGCTGGCGACGCTGGTATTCTTCGCTGCTCTGTAGTCGAGAATTATCGGCAGATAAAAAACCTGTAGACCCTCTATTGACAAAGTAGACCGGATGGTCTAACCTGTCAGTCGCACTCTGATTTTTTGGTTAGGAGGTGCGACTTGAGAGCGCGTTTAAGGCGGCTGGACGAAGAGAAGAGGAGAAGCCTGATAGACGCGGCTATCGACGAGATAGCGGCCAACGGAATAGAGGGGGCTTCGTACAACAGGATAATCGAACGCTCCGGCCTCAGCAAGGGCGCGGTATACTACTACTTCGAGAACAAGGAGAGTCTGTACGGCATGGTCCTCGAGGAGGTGGAGCGGGAGTTCCTGGAGGCGGTCGGCACTCTGAAGATACCGGATGACAGGGACGCCTTCTGGGATGTGTGCGGGTCATACTACAGGAAAGCGCTCGACTTCGCTGTCTCGAATATGAAGACTGTGGAGGTGGCCAGGAGCCTGATTGAGCCGTCGAGCGGAGCGACGCCCGGCGCCCCCGCATACGAATCAGTAAGAAGGGTGATGCGGTGGGTCTCAT of Synergistaceae bacterium contains these proteins:
- a CDS encoding TetR/AcrR family transcriptional regulator; its protein translation is MRARLRRLDEEKRRSLIDAAIDEIAANGIEGASYNRIIERSGLSKGAVYYYFENKESLYGMVLEEVEREFLEAVGTLKIPDDRDAFWDVCGSYYRKALDFAVSNMKTVEVARSLIEPSSGATPGAPAYESVRRVMRWVSYALRKGQDLGALRSDVAPELLWKMVRAIGHTMDSWLFDRLDDEDQVDAKEFVEFAMDMYRRVLSP
- the cobS gene encoding adenosylcobinamide-GDP ribazoletransferase; protein product: MRALGDFFGALGFLTILPCPKRFASIDDYSRICGWFPIVGAVLGGILHLVARFLFFAVLSPLAAAASVTVLWAILTRGLHLDGLADTFDGIGGGYDRESRLAIMKDSRLGTFGGIAIASVLLLKSSLLSGLGGHLQALWLAPVTGRWSMIIAMRFFPPARPGGMGDTFRALCRGHQLILASLAALWAVLLLGGLRGLPLLVIVPALVYLLSRWLCRMLGGLTGDSYGALCEITELATLVFFAAL